The Allostreptomyces psammosilenae sequence GCGCCTCCGTTCACCCGAGGACCCGTCCGGGCACGGGTTGGTAGTCCGGCAGGGCGAGGCCGCTCACCTTCTTCCCCTCCCTGATCATCCAGTTCAGGACGGCGCGCCTGCTCATCAGCCCGTTGCGCAGCCGGATCCCGAGGGCCGTCCTGGGGGCGAGGAACGTGCCGGTCCGATCGCCACCCTTCTGGCAGCCCCGGGCGTAGTCGCGCAGCCGGTCCTCGTAGTGGCGGAAGGCCGTCCGGTGGTCGCCGCCGGCCCGCGCCAGTTCGCCGGCCAGGACGTAGGCGGCGACGACGGCCGTTCCGGTCCCCATGCCGCCGATGGTGGCGCCGCAGGCCGCGTCGCCGACCAGCGCGATGCGGCCGGTGGACCAGCTCGCGACGTCCGCCCGGCTGATCGAGTCGAAGTAGAGGTCGGGGGCGTGGTGCAGTGACTCCAGCAGGCCGGGCACCTCCCAGCCGAGGCCGGCGAACGCGTCGGTGATCAGCTGCTTCTGCTGCCGGACGTCGTGCCGGTCGTAGTCCAGCCGCGGCGCCGCGAAGACGAAGAAGGCCCCCGCGCGGTCCGGGGCCCGGTGGTCGACGCCGACGGAGGCGAACCGGCCGGGCGCGTTGTAGCCGAGCGAGCCGCCGCTCAGGCCCAGGTGGTTGGGCAGTCCCCAGGTGGCGGCGTAGTAGCCGAGGTGGCGGACGTACTCCTCCTCCGGCCCGAAGGCGAGGCGGCGCACCTGGGAGTGCAGTCCGTCGGCCCCGATCACCAGGTCGAACTCCCGGGTCGCCGCGTGCCGGAAGTCGACCCGCACGCCGGAGGGGGTCTCGGTGAGGCGGGTGATCGAGTCGCCGAAGAGGTACTCCGTGTGGGGCAGGCTGCGTTCGTACAGCACCCGGGCGAGGTCACCGCGGAGCACCTCGATGTCACCGCCGGCGAACTCGGGTGGCAGGTGCAGCAGTTGGCGCCCGCCTTCGTCGACGAAGCTGATCGCACTGCCGCCGGTCTGGAGCCCGCGCAGCTCCGTCAGCACCCCCATGCGCTCCAGCACGGTCAGGTGGGTCTCGCCGCGGAAGTCGACGGCCTGGCCACCCTCCCGGAGGGCGGGGGCCAGCTCGACGACGGTGGGCGTGAAGCCGTGCCGCCCCAGCCAGTAGGCCAGCGCCGGTCCGGCGATGCTGGCGCCGGAGATGAGGACGTTCCCGTTCATGAGCCCCTCCCGCATCGAAACCGTGTCCCACGGACACGGTGGCCTACTGTGTACCATAGACGCAGTTCGAGCGTTCGACAAGGCGCCGGCCGGGGCCGCGCGGGAGGGGTGACGGGCATGGCGGAGAGGCGCAGGCACGCCGAGACGGCGCTGCTGCTCTGGGGCCCCCGCGTCAGGCCGGCGCGCGGCCCGAAACCCACGCTCGACCTCGACCGCATCGCGCGCGCCGGCATCGAGATAGCCGACGCCGAGGGGCTGGCCGAGCTCTCCATGCAGCGGGTGGCCGCCCAACTGGGCGTCACCAAGATGGCGCTGTACCGCTACGTGCCCGGCAAGGCGGAGCTGATCGCGCTGATGGTGGACGCCGCCATCGGCCCCTACCCGGAGCCCGAACCCGAGCGGGCCGAGCCGGGGCAGGTGGAGTCCGGGCAGGCCGAGTCGGCGCGGGGCGAGTCGGCGTGGGTGGCGTCCGGGCAGGCCGCGGCGGACGACGGGCGGCCCGGCGGCGACTGGCGGGAGCAGTTGGAGGACTGGGCGCGCCGCCTGATCACGCTCTTCCTCCGGCACCCCTGGGCCCTGGAGGCCACGGTCGGGCCACGCCTCATGGGCCCGGCGGAGCTGTCCTGGCTGGAGCGCGCCGTCGCCGCCCTGGAAGGCACGGGGCTCACCGGCGCCGAACGGATGGACGCGGCCGTCCTGCTCGTCGGCCACGTCCGCAGCATCGCCCAGCAGGCCCACGCCGCGGGCCCGGCCGGCGACCCCGAGGCCCAACTCGGACCGCTCCTCGCCGAAGTGATGCGGGAACACGGCGAACGCTTCCCCGCCCTCAGCGAGGCCATCGCCTCGGCCGCCCGGCCCGGCGCCGGCGACCAGGCATGGGAGTTCGGCCTGCAACGCATCCTCGACGGCCTAGCCGTCCTCATCCACCAGCGCACCACCCCCTGACCACGCCGCCGCAACCCCGCCGCGGGCTCAGCGCACACCGTCACCGTTCGGCAACAGCCCCACCGCATTCCGCCACCAACTGACTACAGGTGACGGAGCGTCAACCAGTACGGGTGGGCGCTCCCTGCCGGCAGCTCCGGTGATATTCGCAGCTTCCGGCAGGACTACTACTGGCAGGGGGAGGACCTCTCCCAGCACGCGATCGATGTCTACCACCAGGTGAACGAGCGGAACTTCCGTGATTCCGGGGCAATGGCCGATCTACGTCCGGAGCTGAATCGGGAGGCGGAACAGTCCTACCAGGTGGGGTTCAACCGTGTTTCCAGCGCGGGGGTCGAGCAGCGGAACCGGCCCTGTGATGGCCATGCGACGAAGGGAAGCCATGAGGAACGGCGGCGTGTCCCCCAGCACCTCGAAGCGGCGGGGCCGGGGCGTCACCCTGTCATTCGTCTCCGTGCTGTTGCTCGCGGCCTGCTCCTCCGGCGCGGGCGACGCAGGTGGTGACCCGGAAGCGACACCGAGCGCGGCCGTTGCGCCGAGCGACTGTGGGGGTGCCTTCGACGGCCCGCGGCTCGAAGAGGTGACCGGGTACCCGATGACTCTGGCCACCGTATTGCCGGAGTACTCGCCGTCGGCGCAGATGCCCGAGGAGGCGTTTGTGTGTCGATACCGGTTCGCGGACGGCACCATGGTGGAGTTCAGGTCCTACGTCACGTCGACCGAGCTCGCCGCGACTCCATGGACTCATCCCCGAGCCGATCCTTTCGTCACGGCGGAGTCCGGGGAACAGGCGGTTGCCGCGTTCGTCCCGCACGACGCGGCCAGCAATGAGTGGATGCGGGCCATGGTTCGGTTTGTCTGTGTGGGGGAAGCTGCCGGGCGCCCGGTCGGATATGAGGTTCGGGCGGACGCCGAGCCGGACGAGGAACCGCCTGTGGGCCCTGCGCCGGGATTCGAGTTCACCCCCGAGCAGTTGCTGACCCTCACCAACCGCCTGGCCGTCGAGGTGGCCGAGCGGCGTGCGTGTGCCAACGACACGAAGCTGAACCCGGGGGAGTTGCGCTTCACCACCGGGGGTCCCGCGCCGAGTCCCCGGTGAGTGTGCCGTGCCGGGCTGCGGCAACCCCCGGCCCGACCGGCGGAGGTGGGTGCCGGGAGGGTTGCCGCAGCCCGGGGCGGGTGCCCCGGACGACGCCGACCCCCGTGCGGCGTCGTCCGGGGTGGCGGGGGGAGGTCAGACCCGGCGGAAGGCGTCGGCGTGGTCGGCGGCCCACTCGGCGTAGCTGCGGGCGGGGCGGCCGAGGACGCGCCGGACCTCCTCGGTGACCAGGGCCGGGGTGCCGACGGTGCCGGCCAGGAAGCGCAGCATGGAGTCGACGGCCTCCTCGGACACCCAGGAGTTGGTGGCCATGACCTCCGCCTTGGTCTCCTCCGGGCTGGTCCGCTCGCAGCGCAGCGGGCGGCCGAGCACCCTGCCCAGGATCGCCACCTGGTCGGCGGTCGTCAGGTCCTCCGGGCCGGTGAGCGAGAGCGCCTGGCCGAGGAGGTCGTCGTCGAGCAGGGCGCGGACGGCGACGGCGGCGATGTCCGCCTCGTGGATCGGCGAGGTGCGGGCGTCCGGGTAGGGCTCGCGGATGACGTCGCCGGCCGCCAGCTTCCCGGCCCACTGGAGGGAGTTGGCGGCGAAGCCGCCCGGGCGCAGGTGGGTCCACTCCGGGAAGTCGGCCTCCACGGACGCCTCCAGGGCGCGGTGCAGCGCGGCGGTGCTGCCCTCCTTCGCCTCCTGGTCGAGCACGACGACCAGGGAGGAGACCGTGACGACCCGCCGCACGCCGGCCTCCCGGGCGGCCCGGAGGAGGTCCCCGGGCGGGCCGACCACCCCGGCCAGGTTGAGCAGGAGCGCGGTGGCGCCGTCGAGGTCGGGCGTCGCGCTGTCGCACACCTCCACCCCGTCCGGGAAGCGGGCGGTCGCCGGGGTGCGGGTCAGGGCGCGCACCTTCACGCCCTTGGCGGCCAGCTCGTGGACGAGCGGACGGCCGATGTTGCCGGTGGCTCCGGTCACCAGGATCATGCGGGTGCTCTCTTCGCAGTCGGTTGACGTCGGTGTCGGTCGATACGTCGTTCGGTTGACGTGGTGCTCAGCGCAGGTGGGCGAGCTTGTCCGGGTTGGTGACGACGTAGATGTCGCGCACCCGGTCGCCCTCCGGGGTGAGGTCGAGGGTGAGGAACATGTAGGGGGTGTCGCCGGACATCAGCACCGCCGCGGGCTCGCCGCCCACCGTGTAGTGGCGGACGCGCAGGTCCGGGATGGGGCGGTGGGCCGAGCTGGCCGTGATCAGGCGGGCGATCTTCTCGCCGCCGCGCACCGGGTGCGGTCCGGCGGCCCGCGCCTTGCCGCCGCCGTCGGCCCACAGGGTGACGTCCGGCGCCAGCACTTCCAGCAGGGCGCCGAGGTCGCCGCCGACCACGGCGGCCAGGAACCGCTCGGTGACCTGCCGTCGCACGCGCGGGTCCGCCTGGTAGCGGGGGCGCCGGGCGTGCACGTGCTCGCGGGCGCGGTGGGCGAGCTGCCGGACCGCCGAGGGGCTGCGGTCCACGATGCCGGCGATCTCGGTGTGCGGGTAGCCGAACACCTCGTGCAGCACGAACACGGCGCGCTCCAGCGGCGTGAGCGTCTCCAGCACGACGAGCAGCGCCATCGAGACCGACTCGGTGCGCAGCGCGGTCTCGGCGGCGTCGGCCGCCTCGGCCGGCGGCGGGCCGTCGCCGGGCGGGATGGGGAGCGGTTCGGGCAGCCACGGGCCGACGTACTCCTCCCGGCGGCGGCTGATGGCGGCCTGCCGGGCCAGCGCCCGGTTGACCGCGATCCGCACCAGGTAGGCGCGCGGGTGCTCGATCGTCCCGCCGGTCGGCGAGCCGGTGCGGTCCGCCCAGGCCAGCCAGGTCTCCTGGAGGACGTCCTCGGTGTCCGCGACCGTGCCCAGCATGTTGTAGACCATCGAGAACAGCAGCTCGCGGTGGTCGACGAAGACCCGCGTGGCCCGTTCCGCCGCCGTCTCGGTCGGCCGCGCTGTTGGGATGTCCGACATCCTGGGTGCCCTCCCCGTCGCCTTCTTCCGCATCCTGAGAGCGACCCGGGCCGAGGAGTGTGACACGGCACGGGTGAGTGTGAGCCGGCTCACAGCGGGAGGGGTGCGTCGGGGGCTCGTCCGGGGGCGGGCGCGTCGCCCATCCCCACCGCCGGGCCCCGGAGAACGCGGCGGGCCGGTGGGGCGACCGCGAACGGTCGGCCCACCGGCCCGTGTGTGACGGGTGGCGCGTCGTGCGGGTGCCGCGTCGGATCGCGCCGACCGGCCGCCCGGATCAGCCCAGGCGCTCGACCACGTAGTCGACGCAGGCGGTCAGGGCGTCGATGTCGGCCGGGTCGATGGCCGGGAACATCGCCACGCGCAGCTGGTTGCGGCCCAGCTTGCGGTACGGCTCGGTGTCCACGATGCCGTTCGCCCGCAGGGCCTTCGCCACCGCCGCGGCGTCGATCGAGTCGGCGAAGTCGATCGTGCCGACGACCTGCGAACGCTGCGCCGGGTCGGCCACGAACGGGGTGGCGAACTCCGACTTCTCCGCCCAGCCGTACAGCCGGGACGAGCTGTCCGCCGTCCGCGCCACGGCCCAGTCCAGGCCGCCCTGGCCGTTGATCCACTCGATCTGGTCGGCCAGCAGGAAGAGCGTGGCCACCGCCGGGGTGTTGTAGGTCTGGTCCTTGCGGGAGTTGTCGATCGCCGTCGGCAGGTCGAAGAACGCCGGGATGTAGCGGCCGGACTCGGCGATCTCGGCGGCGCGGGCCAGCGCGGCCGGCGACATCACGGCGATCCACAGGCCGCCGTCCGAGGCGAACGACTTCTGCGGCGCGAAGTAGTAGGCGTCCGTCTGGGCGATGTCCACCGGCAGGCCGCCGGCGCCCGAGGTGGCGTCCACCAGCACCAGCGAGTCCGCGTCGGCGCCCTCGGGGCGGCGGATCGGCATGGCCACGCCGGTGGAGGTCTCGTTGTGGGTGAGGGCGTAGACGTCCACGCCCGCCTCGGCGCGCGGCAGCGGGTGGGTGCCCGGCTCCGACTTGATCACCGACGGCTCCTCCAGCCACGGCGCCGCCTTGGTGGCGCTGGCGAACTTGGAGGAGAACTCGCCGAAGTGCAGGTGCTGCGAGCGGGAGCGCACCAGGCCGTGGGCGGCGATGTCCCAGAAGGCGGTGGAACCGCCGTTGCCGAGCACCACCTCGTAGCCCTCGGGGAGGGAGAACAGCTGGGAGACGCCCTCCCGAACCCGGCGGACCAGGCCCTTGACCGGGGCCTGCCGGTGGGAGGTGCCCATCAGGGAGGCACCGGAGGCGGCGAGGGCGTCGAGCGCCTCGGGGCGGACCTTGGAGGGCCCGCAGCCGAACCGGCCGTCGCGGGGCTTGATGTCAGCGGGGATCTGGATGTCAGCCACGGGCGAAGCGTAACGCCGTCGCAACACGCGCGCCGTACACGTCCCGCTTTTTGGGATGTCGGGATGGGATGTCGCCGGGTGCCGAACCGCCGGCCGCGCCGGCCGCGCCGGCCGGTCGAGGCCCGGGGCGGGACCGGGGCGCGCGCGTGCCGGGGCCGGGGGCGGGCACGGTGTCGGCCCGGGGCGGGCACGGTGTGGCCGCCCGGGAACGCCCGTGCCGGTGTGGCAGGGTCGGGGCATGAGTCCGGTCATGGATCGTCATCGACCCGGGGACGCCGCCCGCTTGGAGCGGCTGCTGCGCTCGACGGTGCGCGGCGAGGTGCGGTTCGACGCCGCCACCCGCGCCCTGCACACCATGGACGCCTCCAACTACCGGCGGGTCCCGCTCGCCGTGGTCGCCCCGCGCGACGCGGACGACGTGCTCGCCGTGCTGGCCGCCTGCGCCGAGACCGGCGTGCCGGTGGTGCCGCGCGGCGGCGGCACCAGCATCGGCGGGCAGGCCACCGGGGTGGGAGTCGTCCTGGACACCACCCGCCACCTGGACCGCGTCCTCGCCATCGACCCGGACGCCCGGACGGCCCGCGTCCAGCCGGGCGTCGTCCTGGACGACCTGCGCCGGGCCGCCGCGCCGTACGGGCTCACCTTCGGACCGGACCCCTCCACCCACGGCCGCTGCACCCTCGGCGGAATGATCGGCAACAACGCCTGCGGGGCACACTCGCTGGCCTGGGGACGCACCGACCACAACGTCGAACGGCTGACCGTCGCGCCGGCGGACGGCACCGGCGCCCTGCTCCGGGTGGGGGCGCTGGACGCCCCCGGGGCCGTCCCCTCGCCGCAGGAGCGGGCCGCCCGGCGGCTGGCCGACGACAACCTGGCGCTGCTCCGCCGGGCCCTGCCCCCGGTGCCGCGCCGGACCTCCGGCTACGGACTGGACTGGCTGCTTCCGGAACGCGGCCGGCACCTGGCGCGGGCGCTGGTGGGCAGCGAGGGGACGCTCGCGGTGGTCACCGAGGCGGAGGTGCGGCTGGTGCCGCTGCCCGCCGCGCGCGCCCTGGCGGTGCTGGGCTTCCGGGACGACGTGGCCGCCGCCGAGGCCGTCCCCGGGCTGCTGCCGCTGCGCCCGCTGACCCTGGAGAGCCTGAACGCCGAGCTGGCCGCGCTGGCCGGCCGCGCCTCGGCGGGGCGCGGCCCGTCCGGCCCGGCGTCGAGGGCCGGGGCCGCGGCCGGGACCGGGACGGCACGGCTGCCGGAGGGCGGGGCGTGGCTCTTCGCCGAGACGGCGGGCCACTCGCCGGCCGAGGCGGCCGAACGCGCCCGCGAGCTGTGCCGGGCGGCGGCCGGGGCCGGCGCCACCGGCACCGCGGTGGTCACCGACCGGGCGGCCGCCGCCGCGCTGTGGCGGATCCGGGAGGACGCCGCCGGCACGGCCACCCGGATGGCCGACGGCTCCGAGGCGTGGCCCGGCTGGGAGGACACCGCCGTGCCCCCGGAACGGCTCGCCGGCTACCTGCGCGACCTCGGCGCGCTGCTGCGCCGGCACGGCCTGCGCGGCCAGCCGTACGGGCACTTCGGCGAGGGCTGCATCCACATGCGGATCGACTTCGACCTGGTCGGGCGCGCGGGCGTGGCGCGCTTCCGGGCGTTCTCCGAGGAACTCGCCGGGGTGGTGGTGGCGCACGGCGGGTCGCTCTCCGGCGAGCACGGTGACGGCATGGCGCGCTCCGAGCTGCTGCCCAGGATGTTCCCGCCCGAGGTGATCGCCCTGTTCGAGCGGTTCAAGGCGGCGTGGGATCCGCGCGGGCTGCTGAACCCGGGCGTGCTGGTGCGGCCGGCGCCGCTGGACGCGGGGCTGCGGTTCGCGGTGCTGCCGGCCGAGCCGGTGCGCGGCGCGTTCGGGTATCCGGACGACGGCGGGGACTTCTCGGCGGCGGTGCGCCGGTGCGTGGGCGTGGCGAAGTGCCGGGTGAGCGAACCGGCCGGGGCGGCGGTGATGTGCCCGTCCTACCGGGTGACGGGCGAGGAGCGGCACTCGACGCGGGGGCGGGCCCGGCTGCTGCACGAGATGCTGGCGGGCGACGCGCGCGGCGGCGGCCGGGCGCGCCCGCCGGTAGAGGGGGACGGCGGCGGCCAGGGCGCCGGGGCGGCGGACGACGGGCCGGCCGTGATCACCTCCGGCTGGGCCTCGCCGGAGGTGCGGGAGGCCCTGGACCTGTGCCTGGCCTGCAAGGGCTGCCGCTCGGACTGCCCGGTCGGCGTGGACATGGCCACCTACAAGGCCGAGTTCCTGTACCACCACTACCGGCAGCCGGGGATCCGTCGCCCGCTCGGCCACCAGCTGATGGGGCGGCTGCCGCGCTGGCTGCGGCTGGCCGAACCGCTGGGGGCGGCCGCCGCGCCGCTGGCCCGGATGGCCGGGCAGGCGTGGACGGCGCCGTTGCGGGCCCGGATCGGGCTGGCGGCGGAGCGGGCGCTGCCGGAGCCGGCCGGGCGCACCTTCCTGCGCTGGTGGCGGTCGCTGCCGGTGGCGCAGCGCCGGCCGGACCGCACGGGCGGGCGGCCGCGCGTGGTGCTGTGGCCGGACACCTTCACCAACGCCTTCGCGCCGGAGGTCGGCCGGGCCGCGGTGGCGGTGCTGGCCGACGCCGGCATCGACGTCGTGGTGCCGCCGGGGCGGGTGTGCTGCGGGCTGACCCGGGTGTCCACCGGGATGCTGGACGAGGCGCGGGCGGTGATGCGGGCGACCCTGGACGTGCTGGAGCCGGCGCTGCGGGCCGGGCTGCCGGTGGTCGGCCTGGAACCGAGCTGCACGGCGGCCCTGCGTGCCGACGTCCCGGAGCTGCTGGCGCGGCCGGCCCGGCACGTCGGCGGGCAGGCGGGCGGGGGCACCGGCGGGGACGCGGGTGGGCGGATCGCCCCCGACCCCGACCCCGACGCCGACGCCGACCGTTACGCGGAGCTGGCCCGGCGGCTGGCCGACTCGGTGCTGACCCTCGCGGAGGCGCTGGAACGGCTGGCGCCCACCTGGCGTCCGCCGCGCCTGGACCGGCCGGTGGTCGGACAGACCCACTGCCACCAGCACGCGGTGCTCGGCGACGGGGCGGAGCGGCGGCTGCGCGCCGCGGCCGGGCTGGACGGGGAGCTGACCGGCGGCTGCTGCGGGCTGGCCGGCAACTTCGGTTTCGAGCGGGGGCACTGGCAGGTGTCGGTGGCCTGCGCGGAGGAGCGGCTGCTGCCCGCCGTGCGCCAGGCGCCCGGGGACGCCGTGCTGCTGGCCGACGGCTTCTCCTGCCGCACCCAGCTGGCGCAGCTCGGTGGTGTGCGGGCACGCCATCTGGCGGAGGTGCTGGCCGACGGGCTGGGCCGATCGACCGGAGGCATGTAAGGTAAGGCTTGCCTTGCTTGAGGGTGTGCGTCGACGGTCCGGCGGCGCCCGCAGGCGTGGCGTGTGCGGTCGGGCGGCCGTGCGCCCCCAACCAGGGAGGGGGGCGCACGGCCGCCCGCTGGCAGTCGTGGTCCGGGCACCGCCGGTGTCGCGGGACGGCCGCCCGCTCGACCCGCCAGGGGATCGGAACCCCTACCCCGCCGTCACGGTGCCCAGCCGGTCGAAGCCGGGGACGGTCCCGGCCGGGCGGGCGCCGGGCCCGACGTAGCGCGCCGAGGGGCGGACCAGCCGGCCGGTGCGCTTCTGCTCCAGCACGTGCGCCGCCCAGCCGGCCGTCCGGGCGCAGGTGAACATCGAGGTGAACATCGGCGCCGGCACCTCGGCGAAGTCCAGCACGATGGCCGCCCAGAACTCCACGTTGGTGGCCAGCACCCGGTCCGGGCGGCGGGTGTGCAGCTCCTCCAACGCCGCCTTCTCCAGCGCCTCGGCCACCTCGAAGCGCGGCGCGCCCAGCTCCCGCGCGGTGCGCCGCAGCACCCGGGCGCGCGGGTCCTCGGCCCGGTAGACGCGGTGCCCGAAGCCCATCAGCCGCTCGCCGCGGTCCAGTACGCCGCGCACGTAGCCGGCGGCGTCACCGGTCCGTTCGATCTCCTCGATCATGTGCAGCACGCGGGTGGGCGCGCCGCCGTGCAGCGGCCCGGACATCGCGCCGACTGCCCCGGAGAGCGCGGCGGCCACGTCGGCGCCGGTGGAGGCGATGACCCGGGCGGTGAAGGTGGAGGCGTTCATGCCGTGCTCCGCCGCCGAGGCCCAGTAGGCGTCCACGGCCCGCACGTGCCGCGGGTCCGGCTCGCCGCGCCAGCGGATCATGAAGCGCTCGGCCGTGCTGACCCCCCGGTCCACGGCGGACTGCGGCACCATCGGCAGTCCGCGCCCGCGGGCGGACTGGGCGACGAAGTCCAGCGCGGTCGCGGAGACCCGGGCGAGGTCGTCCCGCGCCCGCTCGGCGGGGATGTCCAGCAGTGGCTTCAGCCCCCACAGCGGGGCGAGGGCGGCGATCGCGCTCTGCGCGTCCACCCGGACGTCGCCGGAGGCGAACGGGATGGGGAACGCCTCGGCGGGCGGCAGGCCGGGGGCGAAGTCGCCGTCCACCAGCAGGCCCCACACCGCGCCGAAGGGCGCGGTACCCACCAGCTCCTCGATGTCGACCCCCCGGTAGCGCAGGGCACCGCCCTCCCGGTCTGGCTCGGCGATCTCGGTCTCGAACGCGACGACTCCTTCGAGTCCGGGGACGAAGTCGGACATCGTGCGGCTCCCTCAAGGTGGTGGTCGTCGGACACGGGGTGGTGGTCGTCGGACACGCGTGCACGGCCTGGGGTGGTGACGGGCGCTGCTGCCCGGGTGGTGGCGGTCTCGGGCGGGGTCCGGGCGACGGGTGGGCCCGGGGCGGTGACGGAAACGTTCCTCCAGCGTCTCTCCGCGCCGGGGGTCCGCGCATTCCGTGGCGTCCCGGTCCCGGTGGGGCCGGCGGCGGCCGAGCGAGCACCGCTTGCTTGACTTGCGACTGGCTTGCGAGCTTGCCACCGACTTGCTACTGGTCAGTAATCAAGGGTCACCGGGACGGGCGCTGTCAAGGGGGCGGGCGCGTGACGGTGGCCGCGGGGGCTCCGCTCACGGCGCGCGGTCGGTACGTGTGAACCCAACTCGTACGCTCGAATGGGCGTGAGCATGCTATGTGTTGACCCGTGCCGCATTCGGAATCCGACAGCTCAGCCGTCCACTCGGCCGCCCGATCGGGGACTCGCTCAGCGCCGGGCGCGCGTCGCCCCGCCCGGTCGCCGCAGGGCCTCACCGACCCCTCCCCCACGCTCCGCCTCGCCGAGGCGCGGCGCCAGTACCGGACCGAAGGGCTCCACGAGAGCACCGCCGACGACGACCCCGGACACCTGTTCGCCCGGTGGTTCCGCGAGGCCGCCGCGGCCGGCGTGGTCGAACCCAACGCGATGGTGCTGTCCACCGCCACACCCGAGGGCGTGCCCAGCTCCCGCACCGTGCTGCTGAAGGGGTTCGACGAGCGGGGATTCGTCTTCTTCACCAACTACACCTCGCGCAAGGGCGTGGAACTCACCGCCAACCCGCACGCCTCCCTGCTCTTCCCGTGGCACGCCATCGCCCGCCAGGTGATCGTCGGCGGGGACGTGGAGCGGCTGGACCGGGCCGAGTCGGTCGCCTACTTCCGCACCCGCCCACACGGCTCCCAGCTGGGCGCCTGGGCCAGCGACCAGTCCTCCGTGGTCTCCTCCCGGGCGGAACTGGAGGGCCGCTTCCAGGAGCTCGCCGACCGCTACCCGGAGGAGGAGAAGGTGCCGATGCCGCCGTTCTGGGGCGGCTTCCTCGTCGTGCCGCGCACCGTGGAGTTCTGGCAGGGGCGGGAGAACCGCCTGCACGACCGGCTGCGCTACCGCCGCGACCCCTCGTCCCCCACCGGCTGGCTCCGCGAACGCCTCTGCCCCTGACCTGGTCGGGAGCGGCGTGGATATGCTCGTGGGTGCCTGCTGTCAATACCGCTGGGGAGATCCGGATGTCCAAGACCGTCATCGACCTGGACGAGGAGGCCCTGGCGCTCGCCGCCGAGGTGCTCGGGACCCGCACCAAGAAGGACACGGTCAACGCCGCGCTCCAGGAGGTGGGGGCGAGGCGGCGCCGTGAGCTCGCGGCGGAGCGCCTGCGCCGGCTGGCCGAGGACGGGGCCTTCGACAAGGCGCTGGAACCGGGCTTCAAGGCGGAGGTATGGCGCTGAATGCCGAGTGCCGAACGGTTCCTGATCGACACCTCGGCGGCGGTCCGCATCCAGCGTCCGGCGCTGTGGTCGGTGTGGGGCGAGGCCGTCATCCACGGTCGGGTCGCGATCTGTGAACCGACCGAGGTGGAGATGCTGTACTCGGCCCGTTCCTCCCGGGAGTACGACGAGCTGCGCCAGGCGCTCGGTGACCTCTACACCCGGTGTCCCGTGCCCGACGACGCCTGGCGGCGGGTGCGGGATCTCCAGCAG is a genomic window containing:
- a CDS encoding citrate synthase 2; its protein translation is MSDFVPGLEGVVAFETEIAEPDREGGALRYRGVDIEELVGTAPFGAVWGLLVDGDFAPGLPPAEAFPIPFASGDVRVDAQSAIAALAPLWGLKPLLDIPAERARDDLARVSATALDFVAQSARGRGLPMVPQSAVDRGVSTAERFMIRWRGEPDPRHVRAVDAYWASAAEHGMNASTFTARVIASTGADVAAALSGAVGAMSGPLHGGAPTRVLHMIEEIERTGDAAGYVRGVLDRGERLMGFGHRVYRAEDPRARVLRRTARELGAPRFEVAEALEKAALEELHTRRPDRVLATNVEFWAAIVLDFAEVPAPMFTSMFTCARTAGWAAHVLEQKRTGRLVRPSARYVGPGARPAGTVPGFDRLGTVTAG
- the pdxH gene encoding pyridoxamine 5'-phosphate oxidase; this encodes MPHSESDSSAVHSAARSGTRSAPGARRPARSPQGLTDPSPTLRLAEARRQYRTEGLHESTADDDPGHLFARWFREAAAAGVVEPNAMVLSTATPEGVPSSRTVLLKGFDERGFVFFTNYTSRKGVELTANPHASLLFPWHAIARQVIVGGDVERLDRAESVAYFRTRPHGSQLGAWASDQSSVVSSRAELEGRFQELADRYPEEEKVPMPPFWGGFLVVPRTVEFWQGRENRLHDRLRYRRDPSSPTGWLRERLCP
- a CDS encoding type II toxin-antitoxin system VapB family antitoxin; this translates as MSKTVIDLDEEALALAAEVLGTRTKKDTVNAALQEVGARRRRELAAERLRRLAEDGAFDKALEPGFKAEVWR
- a CDS encoding PIN domain nuclease — encoded protein: MPSAERFLIDTSAAVRIQRPALWSVWGEAVIHGRVAICEPTEVEMLYSARSSREYDELRQALGDLYTRCPVPDDAWRRVRDLQQQLVRHGCHRSAGIADLLVVVTAQWHGLTVLHYDRDFEAVTKVTGQSVRWLAEAGSVD